ATGGTACACAAAATCGATAAGGCGCGGGCCACGCGTCGGAAAGCAGACGACGATTTGATGGAAGACGCCGAAGCCGTAAATCTCGCAGCTGACTGGGCCGATATCAGTCAGGGTCTTCGCAAGGATCTGGGTCACCAACTTCACAGCCAGTGGATCAAGCCGATCCAGGTTGGCGGTATCAACAAGGAGACAGGCACGCTCGACCTGTTCCTGCCGACAGAGTTCTCGGCGAACTGGGTCAAGGATCGCTTTCACGACCGACTTCAGCTTGCCTGGAAAATTGCCCGCAGCGAGGTGCGCGAGGTAAACATCCAGGTTCATCCCGGTCGTCGCCAATTGCCCGAACTGCGCCTCGACGATGGCCGTCGTCCGGCCAATGACGGGGCGAGCGCTATCGCGGTCGCAGCAGGCACGATCGGCGATGCGGGCTTCACCAGCTCGGTCGGTCTCGACCCTTCGCTGACCTTCGCCGCTTTCGTGACCGGCGAGGCGAACATCCTCGCGAAAAACGCCGCCGAACGCATGGCTGCAACCGAGCAGCCGCAATTCTCGCCGCTTTATCTCAAGGCAGCGACCGGCCAGGGCAAGACGCACCTGTTGCACGCAATCGGTCACGGCTTTCTGCAAGCCCATCCGCGTGCGCGCATTTTCTACTGCTCGGCCGAGCGTTTCATGGTCGAGTTCGTGCAGGCGCTCAAAGCCAACCAGATGATCGAGTTCAAGGCGCGGCTACGCAGCTTCGATCTGCTGCTGGTCGACGACATCCAGTTCATCATCGGCAAGGCCTCTGCCCAGGAGGAGCTGCTCTACACGATCGATGCGCTGCTCGCCGAGGGCAAGCGTCTGGTCTTTGCCGCAGACCGCGCACCGCAGGCGCTCGACGGTGTCGAACCGCGCCTGCTCTCGCGTTTGTCGATGGGGCTCGTCGCGGACATCCAGGCCGCCGATATCGAGCTGCGCAAGAAAATCCTCGAGTCGAAGCTGTCGCGCTTTGCGCCGCTCAACGTGCCCGAGGACGTGATCGAATTCCTCGCACGCACCATCACGCGCAATGTCCGCGAGCTGGTGGGCGGTCTCAACAAGCTGATCGCCTATGCCCAGCTGACGGGCCAGGAAGTCTCGCTGCAACTCGCCGAGGAGCAGCTCACCGATATCCTGTCGGCCAATCGACGCCGGATCACGATCGACGAGATCCAGCGCACGGTCTGCCAGTTCTACCGCATCGACCGCAGCGAAATGAGCTCGAAGCGCCGCGCGCGCGCCGTGGTGCGGCCGCGCCAGGTCGCGATGTATCTTTCCAAGGTTCTCACGCCGCGTTCCTATCCGGAGATCGG
The Erythrobacter sp. THAF29 DNA segment above includes these coding regions:
- the dnaA gene encoding chromosomal replication initiator protein DnaA, with translation MVHKIDKARATRRKADDDLMEDAEAVNLAADWADISQGLRKDLGHQLHSQWIKPIQVGGINKETGTLDLFLPTEFSANWVKDRFHDRLQLAWKIARSEVREVNIQVHPGRRQLPELRLDDGRRPANDGASAIAVAAGTIGDAGFTSSVGLDPSLTFAAFVTGEANILAKNAAERMAATEQPQFSPLYLKAATGQGKTHLLHAIGHGFLQAHPRARIFYCSAERFMVEFVQALKANQMIEFKARLRSFDLLLVDDIQFIIGKASAQEELLYTIDALLAEGKRLVFAADRAPQALDGVEPRLLSRLSMGLVADIQAADIELRKKILESKLSRFAPLNVPEDVIEFLARTITRNVRELVGGLNKLIAYAQLTGQEVSLQLAEEQLTDILSANRRRITIDEIQRTVCQFYRIDRSEMSSKRRARAVVRPRQVAMYLSKVLTPRSYPEIGRKFGGRDHSTVIHAVRLIEDLRQRDADMDGDVRSLLRQLES